The Agromyces atrinae genome window below encodes:
- a CDS encoding glycosyltransferase family 2 protein gives MKRQLGAEKRLTPLPTQHEKPSDRSMLWGRVAIVATVVFYLIYLVTTIIRQFLDGDSQTFRFTMEAVGYVIVVTFLTLSALVYLIARQGALERFSTHVRVPRAELDRHFGENESSMTVLVPSYAEEPNVVRATLLSAALQEYPSLRVVLLLDDNPNPTDPAVIARLEATRALASDISDLLAEPRIRLTDARMHFELWADTDGVLGSDETLDLAEHYAWAANWLNALAEAETVEDHVDVFFVEQVLVALADELRLTGRAIAASIADGSGLPVSRASQLYRRLAWTFDTELAVFERKKYASVSHEANKAMNLNGYIGLMGASYRIEESPAGDILVPTTDVANADLTLPDTDFLLTLDADSILLRDYCLRLVYFLQQPDNARVAVTQTPYSSFRGAGSRIERLAGATTDIQHILHQGMSRYGATFWVGANAVIRKRAVEDIVEVEYVGGFEVRRYIQDRTVIEDTESSVDLGTHGWTLVNYPERLSYSATPPDFGSLVVQRRRWANGGLLIMPKLWKQMRERKRLGEPISRVELLLRVNYMASIAWASFGLVFLLAYPYDGRLLSPVVVMAALPYFLCMASDLRKTGYKASDVLRIYGFNLILLPVNLAGVLKSVQQALTGKKIPFARTPKVKNRTAVPLLYVVAPLFIVGFSAFTFWRDYTAGNWGNASFAAFNTILAAYAIVAYIGIGNTIADIWRGLTNWLYVETKPKAVVAEPAAVTASIDWRSVLYYGHADGASHRTPRHRVERARDEELVA, from the coding sequence ATGAAGCGTCAGCTCGGCGCCGAGAAACGACTCACCCCGCTGCCCACGCAGCACGAGAAGCCGTCTGACCGCTCGATGCTGTGGGGTCGCGTCGCCATCGTCGCGACCGTCGTCTTCTACCTGATCTACCTCGTCACGACGATCATCCGCCAGTTCCTCGACGGCGACTCGCAGACGTTCCGCTTCACGATGGAGGCCGTCGGCTACGTCATCGTCGTCACGTTCCTCACCCTCTCGGCACTCGTCTACCTCATCGCGAGGCAGGGCGCGCTCGAGCGGTTCAGCACCCACGTGCGTGTGCCCCGCGCCGAGCTCGACCGACACTTCGGTGAGAACGAATCGTCGATGACGGTCCTGGTGCCGAGCTACGCCGAAGAGCCGAACGTCGTGCGGGCGACGCTGCTGTCGGCCGCACTGCAGGAGTACCCGTCGCTCCGCGTCGTGCTGCTGCTCGACGACAACCCGAACCCGACCGACCCCGCCGTCATCGCTCGCCTCGAAGCGACGCGTGCTCTCGCCTCCGACATCAGCGACCTGCTCGCCGAACCGCGCATTCGCCTGACCGATGCGCGCATGCACTTCGAGCTGTGGGCCGATACCGACGGAGTGCTCGGCTCGGACGAGACCCTCGACCTCGCCGAGCACTACGCGTGGGCGGCGAACTGGCTGAACGCCCTCGCCGAGGCCGAGACGGTCGAAGACCACGTCGACGTCTTCTTCGTCGAGCAGGTGCTCGTGGCTCTCGCCGACGAACTGCGCCTGACCGGTCGGGCCATCGCGGCATCCATCGCCGACGGCAGCGGGCTGCCCGTCAGCCGTGCGAGCCAGCTCTACCGCCGCCTCGCGTGGACGTTCGACACCGAGCTCGCCGTCTTCGAGCGGAAGAAGTACGCCTCGGTCTCGCACGAGGCGAACAAGGCGATGAACCTCAACGGCTACATCGGCCTCATGGGTGCGTCGTACCGCATCGAGGAGAGCCCCGCCGGCGACATCCTGGTGCCGACGACGGACGTCGCGAACGCCGATCTCACGCTGCCCGACACCGACTTCCTGCTCACGCTCGACGCCGACTCGATCCTGCTGCGCGACTACTGCCTGCGACTCGTGTACTTCCTGCAGCAGCCCGACAACGCGCGCGTCGCGGTGACGCAGACGCCGTACTCGTCGTTCCGTGGAGCGGGCAGTCGCATCGAGCGTCTCGCGGGTGCGACGACCGACATCCAGCACATCCTGCATCAGGGCATGAGCCGGTACGGCGCGACGTTCTGGGTCGGCGCGAACGCCGTCATCCGCAAGCGCGCCGTCGAAGACATCGTCGAGGTCGAGTACGTGGGCGGCTTCGAGGTGCGCCGCTACATCCAGGACCGCACCGTCATCGAAGACACCGAGTCGAGTGTCGACCTCGGCACGCACGGCTGGACCCTCGTGAACTACCCCGAGCGCCTCAGCTACTCGGCGACGCCGCCCGACTTCGGTTCGCTCGTCGTGCAGCGCCGGCGCTGGGCGAACGGCGGACTGCTCATCATGCCGAAGCTCTGGAAGCAGATGCGGGAGCGGAAGCGCCTCGGCGAACCGATCTCCCGCGTCGAGCTGCTGCTGCGCGTCAACTACATGGCGTCGATCGCGTGGGCGAGCTTCGGCCTCGTCTTCTTGCTCGCGTACCCGTATGACGGACGTCTGCTGAGCCCCGTCGTCGTCATGGCGGCGCTGCCGTACTTCCTCTGCATGGCGAGCGACCTGCGGAAGACGGGGTACAAGGCGAGCGACGTTCTGCGCATCTACGGCTTCAACCTCATCCTCCTGCCCGTCAACCTCGCGGGCGTGCTGAAGTCGGTGCAGCAAGCGCTCACAGGCAAGAAGATCCCGTTCGCGCGCACGCCGAAGGTCAAGAACCGCACGGCCGTGCCCCTGCTCTACGTCGTCGCGCCGCTCTTCATCGTCGGCTTCTCGGCGTTCACGTTCTGGCGCGACTACACGGCCGGCAACTGGGGCAACGCGAGCTTCGCGGCGTTCAACACGATCCTCGCGGCGTACGCGATCGTCGCGTACATCGGCATCGGCAACACGATCGCCGACATCTGGCGCGGCCTCACGAACTGGCTCTACGTCGAGACGAAGCCGAAGGCCGTCGTCGCCGAGCCGGCCGCCGTGACGGCGAGCATCGACTGGCGTTCGGTGCTCTACTACGGTCACGCCGACGGCGCGTCGCACCGCACGCCGCGCCACCGGGTGGAGCGGGCACGGGACGAGGAGCTCGTCGCATGA
- a CDS encoding SDR family NAD(P)-dependent oxidoreductase, whose protein sequence is MPRFTDRVALITGGACGIGRSTALRLAAEGGVAVIADVQDDKAAAVVAEIEAAGGVARAVHLDVTSESEWTAVVDGVVAEFGHLDILVNNAGIGDIALIEDTTIETYNRVVAVTQTSVFLGQKAASAALKATGKGSVVNVSSMYGIVGGFGTSPAYHAAKGAVRTLTKNTAIAWATEGVRVNSVHPGFIDTPILTGADKEQLAAAEPVGRLGRPEEVAAVILFAASDDASFVTGAELVVDGGYIAR, encoded by the coding sequence ATGCCTCGATTCACCGATCGCGTCGCTCTCATCACGGGCGGCGCCTGCGGAATCGGCCGTTCCACCGCGCTCCGCCTCGCGGCTGAAGGCGGCGTCGCCGTCATCGCCGACGTGCAGGACGACAAGGCTGCGGCCGTCGTCGCCGAGATCGAAGCCGCCGGCGGAGTCGCGCGCGCCGTGCACCTCGACGTGACGAGCGAATCGGAGTGGACGGCCGTCGTCGACGGTGTCGTCGCCGAGTTCGGTCACCTCGACATCCTCGTGAACAACGCCGGCATCGGCGACATCGCTCTCATCGAAGACACGACGATCGAGACGTACAACCGCGTCGTCGCCGTCACGCAGACGAGCGTCTTCCTCGGCCAGAAGGCTGCGAGCGCCGCCCTCAAGGCGACGGGCAAGGGCTCGGTCGTGAACGTCAGCTCGATGTACGGTATCGTCGGCGGTTTCGGCACGAGTCCCGCGTATCACGCCGCCAAGGGCGCGGTGCGTACCCTCACGAAGAACACGGCGATCGCGTGGGCGACCGAGGGCGTGCGCGTGAACTCGGTGCACCCGGGCTTCATCGACACCCCGATCCTCACGGGTGCCGACAAGGAGCAGCTCGCCGCCGCCGAGCCCGTCGGACGCCTCGGCCGGCCCGAAGAGGTCGCCGCTGTCATCCTCTTCGCCGCGAGCGACGACGCCTCGTTCGTCACGGGCGCCGAACTCGTCGTCGACGGCGGCTACATCGCGCGCTGA
- a CDS encoding TetR/AcrR family transcriptional regulator has translation MDPRILRSRRNLADAILRLSADRPADQITAAEVAAESGVNRSTFYQHARNPADLLAAVLRTELDDLRERHLSRLPQDATSDEVTAAIGTVTLGVFEHIDKHADVYRHGLGPDSAGASLHAMLGTHFQESVLWLLDRHNVELPEHDGTGMPAAVASRYIAYGTVGAIEAWLTDEDRTVEGFLTDFSLLVPPWWPASAATV, from the coding sequence ATGGATCCGCGCATACTCCGCTCACGTCGCAACCTTGCCGACGCCATCCTCCGGCTCAGCGCAGATCGACCCGCCGACCAGATCACGGCTGCGGAAGTCGCCGCCGAATCGGGCGTGAACCGCTCGACCTTCTACCAGCACGCGCGGAACCCCGCCGACCTCCTCGCAGCCGTCCTCCGCACCGAGCTCGACGACCTGCGCGAGCGCCACCTCTCCCGCCTGCCTCAAGACGCGACGAGCGACGAGGTCACCGCGGCGATAGGAACCGTCACCCTCGGCGTCTTCGAGCACATCGACAAGCACGCCGACGTGTACCGGCACGGCCTCGGCCCCGACTCCGCGGGCGCGAGCCTGCACGCCATGCTCGGCACGCACTTCCAGGAATCAGTTCTCTGGCTCCTCGACCGGCACAACGTCGAACTGCCCGAGCACGACGGCACGGGCATGCCGGCCGCCGTCGCCTCCCGCTACATCGCCTATGGCACGGTCGGTGCGATCGAGGCGTGGCTGACCGATGAGGATCGCACCGTCGAGGGATTCCTCACCGACTTCAGCCTCCTCGTGCCGCCGTGGTGGCCGGCCTCGGCCGCGACCGTCTAG
- a CDS encoding DUF2252 domain-containing protein translates to MNAHAGAAAGTLRLDHAHVTTHDERDAAGRAARADLTRSSHARYSPAPERDPLGILEQQHRERLPDLVPLRVARMAASPFAFYRGTAALQAADFANEPNTGHFVVSCGDAHISNFGMFSAPNRSLVFDLNDFDEAAFGPWEWDVKRLVTSVVIAARSKGYSPEAARADALGAARGYREFLRGALKRDPVSRYYLRAEVHGGRAFGSATQKAVRQVEKAAAKRTSARAFAKITEVADDGSMHIIEAPPTLTHVSAELEERLSELVDEYRRTVSPDIALLLSQYTATDVARRVVGVGSVGTRCFIVVFTGPNGEPLILQVKQATESVLHEFGGLPPHASAALDPELSALHHGYRVVSNQRILQAASDPFLGYLTVAGRGFYVRQFRDGNASFDIETLKAEPFTDYVTSCGAMLARAHAQSPEAAFIAGYLGGGTAFDEAVVEWAFAYADQSLADYEAFRTAIDAGRFTALDTV, encoded by the coding sequence ATGAACGCTCACGCGGGCGCTGCCGCGGGCACGCTCCGACTCGACCACGCCCACGTCACGACGCACGACGAGAGGGATGCCGCCGGCCGCGCCGCTCGCGCAGACCTCACGCGGTCGAGCCACGCGCGCTACTCCCCCGCACCCGAGCGCGATCCCCTGGGCATCCTCGAGCAGCAGCACCGCGAGCGGCTCCCCGACCTCGTGCCGCTGCGCGTCGCGCGCATGGCCGCGAGCCCATTCGCGTTCTATCGGGGAACTGCCGCTCTGCAGGCCGCCGACTTCGCGAACGAACCGAACACCGGGCACTTCGTCGTGTCGTGCGGCGATGCGCACATCTCGAACTTCGGCATGTTCTCCGCACCCAACCGCTCCCTCGTCTTCGACCTCAACGACTTCGACGAAGCGGCGTTCGGCCCGTGGGAGTGGGATGTCAAACGGCTCGTCACGAGCGTCGTGATCGCCGCGCGATCGAAGGGCTACTCTCCGGAGGCCGCGCGCGCCGATGCGCTCGGCGCAGCTCGCGGGTACCGCGAATTCCTGCGCGGCGCGCTCAAGCGCGACCCCGTCTCGCGCTACTACCTCCGCGCCGAGGTGCACGGCGGGCGGGCGTTCGGCAGCGCGACGCAGAAGGCCGTGCGCCAGGTCGAGAAGGCGGCCGCGAAGCGCACGTCGGCTCGCGCGTTCGCGAAGATCACCGAGGTGGCGGATGACGGTTCGATGCACATCATCGAGGCTCCACCCACCCTCACGCACGTCAGCGCCGAGCTCGAGGAGCGCCTCAGCGAGCTCGTCGACGAGTACCGACGCACCGTCTCACCCGACATCGCGCTGCTGCTCTCGCAGTACACGGCGACCGACGTCGCGCGCCGTGTCGTCGGAGTCGGGAGCGTCGGCACGCGGTGCTTCATCGTGGTGTTCACGGGCCCCAACGGCGAGCCGCTCATCCTGCAGGTCAAGCAGGCGACCGAGTCGGTGCTGCACGAGTTCGGCGGTCTGCCGCCCCACGCCTCCGCCGCGCTCGACCCCGAGCTGAGCGCCCTGCACCACGGCTACCGCGTGGTCTCGAACCAGCGCATCCTGCAGGCGGCCTCCGATCCGTTCCTCGGGTACCTCACCGTGGCGGGCCGCGGCTTCTACGTGCGCCAGTTCCGCGACGGCAACGCGTCGTTCGACATCGAGACGCTGAAGGCCGAACCGTTCACCGACTACGTCACGTCGTGCGGAGCGATGCTCGCCCGTGCGCACGCGCAGAGCCCCGAGGCCGCGTTCATCGCGGGCTACCTGGGCGGCGGCACCGCGTTTGACGAAGCGGTCGTCGAGTGGGCGTTCGCGTACGCCGATCAGTCCCTCGCCGACTACGAGGCGTTCCGCACCGCGATCGATGCCGGCCGATTCACGGCACTCGACACGGTCTGA
- the der gene encoding ribosome biogenesis GTPase Der has product MTDTDTEYDGHDDDLAARLADVDEELATQRAAALRSGLDDYELDEDDFGVLDSATDDPDAIRYLPALPVIAIVGRPNVGKSALVNRILGRREAVVEDTPGVTRDRVSYKGEWLDRRFTLVDTGGWEPDAKGIDASVAAQAEVAIDLADVVLFVVDARVGATSTDEHVVRLLRKTDRPVFLVANKVDDARQEPEAAALWNLGLGEPFPVSALHGRGVADMLDAVFTKLPLVSAVAKDEVGGPRRVAILGRPNVGKSSLLNKAAGEERVVVNELAGTTRDPVDEQIELGGKIWRFVDTAGIRRRVHLQQGADFYASLRTQAALEKAEVAVVMLDVSQPLSEQDVRIIDLVLESGRALVLAFNKWDLLDDERRRYLEREIEQDLAHVSWAPRVNISARTGRHLEKLVPALETALESWDTRIPTGKFNAFITELTQEHPHPVRGGKQPRILFGTQAASRPPTFVLFTTGFLDPGYRRFIQRRLREIYGFEGSPIVVNMRVREKRKRT; this is encoded by the coding sequence ATGACCGACACCGACACCGAGTACGACGGCCACGACGACGACCTCGCCGCTCGCCTCGCCGACGTCGATGAGGAGCTCGCGACGCAGCGAGCCGCCGCACTCCGCTCCGGCCTCGACGACTACGAGCTCGACGAAGACGACTTCGGCGTGCTCGACTCCGCGACCGACGACCCCGATGCGATCCGATACCTTCCCGCGCTGCCCGTCATCGCGATCGTCGGACGCCCGAACGTCGGCAAGTCAGCCCTCGTCAACCGCATCCTCGGCCGCCGTGAGGCCGTCGTCGAAGACACCCCCGGTGTGACGCGCGACCGCGTGTCGTACAAGGGTGAGTGGCTCGATCGTCGCTTCACCCTCGTCGACACCGGTGGATGGGAGCCCGACGCGAAGGGCATCGACGCATCCGTCGCGGCTCAGGCCGAGGTCGCGATCGACCTCGCCGACGTCGTGCTCTTCGTCGTCGACGCCCGCGTGGGTGCGACCTCGACCGACGAGCACGTCGTGCGTCTGCTGCGGAAGACCGACCGACCCGTCTTCCTCGTCGCCAACAAGGTCGACGACGCCCGCCAGGAACCCGAAGCCGCAGCCCTCTGGAACCTCGGGCTCGGCGAACCCTTCCCGGTCTCGGCCCTGCACGGTCGCGGCGTCGCCGACATGCTCGACGCCGTCTTCACGAAGCTTCCCCTCGTCTCGGCCGTCGCGAAGGACGAAGTGGGCGGCCCGCGCCGCGTCGCGATCCTCGGTCGACCGAACGTCGGCAAGTCGAGCCTCCTCAACAAGGCCGCCGGCGAAGAGCGCGTCGTCGTCAACGAACTCGCGGGTACGACTCGTGACCCCGTCGACGAGCAGATCGAGCTCGGTGGCAAGATCTGGCGGTTCGTCGACACCGCCGGCATCCGTCGCCGTGTGCACCTCCAGCAGGGCGCCGACTTCTATGCATCGCTCCGCACCCAGGCCGCGCTCGAGAAGGCCGAGGTCGCCGTCGTCATGCTCGACGTCTCGCAGCCGCTCTCGGAGCAGGACGTCCGCATCATCGACCTCGTGCTCGAGTCGGGCCGGGCCCTCGTGCTCGCGTTCAACAAGTGGGATCTCCTCGACGATGAACGTCGCCGCTACCTCGAGCGTGAGATCGAGCAGGACCTCGCGCACGTGTCGTGGGCGCCGCGCGTCAACATCTCGGCGCGCACCGGTCGTCACCTCGAGAAGCTCGTCCCCGCCCTCGAGACGGCTCTCGAGTCGTGGGACACCCGCATTCCGACAGGCAAGTTCAACGCCTTCATCACCGAACTCACGCAGGAGCACCCGCACCCCGTGCGCGGCGGAAAGCAACCCCGCATCCTCTTCGGTACGCAGGCCGCGAGCCGTCCGCCGACATTCGTGCTCTTCACGACCGGGTTCCTCGACCCGGGCTACCGCCGGTTCATCCAGCGTCGCCTGCGCGAGATCTACGGCTTCGAGGGTTCACCGATCGTCGTCAACATGCGTGTGCGCGAGAAGCGCAAGCGCACGTAA
- the cmk gene encoding (d)CMP kinase: MSMTTVVAVDGPAGSGKSSVSKAAARRLGFAYLDTGAAYRALAWHVAASGADASHASSVIDALESFDYSIGTDPDGYAVHVGGTDVTAAIREPRVSSVVSLIARVPEVRAHLTALFRSIIASTDRPGIIVEGRDITTVVAPDATVRILLTASEEARMARRSAELAGEKPADVGEQLKKRDQADSKVVDFMTAAEGVTTVDSTELDVEQTIQAVLDVITNSAAARARTEGGTP; this comes from the coding sequence ATGAGTATGACGACCGTCGTCGCCGTCGACGGCCCCGCGGGCAGCGGCAAGTCGAGCGTGAGCAAGGCGGCCGCGCGTCGCCTGGGCTTCGCTTACCTCGATACGGGAGCCGCGTACCGCGCCCTCGCGTGGCACGTCGCCGCGTCGGGGGCCGACGCCTCGCACGCGTCATCCGTCATCGATGCGCTCGAGAGCTTCGACTATTCGATCGGAACCGACCCCGACGGGTATGCCGTGCACGTCGGCGGGACCGACGTGACCGCGGCGATCCGCGAGCCTCGGGTGTCGTCGGTCGTGAGCCTCATCGCCCGCGTGCCGGAGGTGCGTGCGCACCTCACCGCGCTCTTCCGATCGATCATCGCGTCGACCGATCGCCCGGGCATCATCGTCGAGGGCCGCGACATCACGACGGTCGTCGCCCCCGACGCCACAGTTCGCATCCTGCTCACGGCGTCCGAAGAGGCTAGAATGGCGAGACGCTCCGCGGAACTCGCGGGCGAGAAGCCCGCCGACGTCGGCGAACAGCTCAAGAAGCGCGACCAGGCCGATTCGAAGGTCGTCGACTTCATGACCGCCGCTGAAGGTGTGACCACCGTCGATTCGACAGAACTCGACGTCGAGCAGACGATTCAGGCCGTACTCGACGTCATCACGAACTCCGCTGCCGCGCGTGCGCGCACCGAGGGAGGAACCCCATGA
- a CDS encoding prephenate dehydrogenase, with protein MVESRLSGPVRVVGVGLLGASIGLGLRARGIEVQLADASPTHLAIAVDYGAGRAAEPGDAPALIVVCVPPDVTADVIAAELDAYPDAIVTDVASVKLGILDDLAARGADLSRYLGSHPLAGRERGGPLSGRADLFVGRPWVVAAHDGISYQRASVIDDLILDLGATLVEMTAAEHDRAVALVSHAPQVVSSLMARRLTDAPHSAVNLSGQGLRDVTRIAASDPELWVQILGANAEPVLEILRAYRDDLDRFIDALADPAAPGARRRIAEEIVGGNTGVQRIPGKHGVDRRFTTLVVMVDDTPGQLARLLHEIGEVGVNLEDLRLEHSPGAQFGLAEIQIVPEAAESLTEELARRGWRIAG; from the coding sequence GTGGTCGAGTCCCGTCTGTCCGGGCCCGTTCGCGTCGTCGGCGTCGGCCTCCTCGGAGCCAGTATCGGCCTCGGTCTGCGTGCCCGCGGCATCGAGGTCCAGCTCGCTGACGCTTCGCCGACGCACCTCGCGATCGCCGTCGACTACGGCGCCGGACGCGCGGCCGAGCCGGGCGACGCGCCCGCCCTCATCGTCGTCTGCGTGCCCCCGGATGTTACGGCCGACGTCATCGCTGCAGAGCTCGATGCCTACCCCGACGCCATCGTGACCGATGTCGCGAGCGTGAAGCTCGGCATCCTCGACGATCTCGCGGCACGTGGGGCCGACCTCTCGCGCTACCTCGGGTCGCACCCGCTCGCCGGTCGCGAGCGCGGCGGACCCCTGTCGGGTCGAGCCGACCTCTTCGTCGGTCGCCCGTGGGTCGTGGCCGCTCACGACGGCATCTCGTACCAGCGCGCGAGCGTCATCGACGACCTCATCCTCGACCTCGGGGCGACCCTCGTCGAGATGACGGCCGCCGAACACGACCGTGCCGTCGCCCTCGTGTCGCACGCGCCCCAGGTCGTCTCAAGCCTCATGGCGCGCCGCTTGACGGATGCTCCGCACTCCGCGGTGAACCTCTCGGGCCAGGGCCTTCGCGACGTCACGCGCATCGCCGCGAGCGATCCCGAGCTGTGGGTGCAGATCCTCGGCGCCAACGCCGAGCCCGTGCTCGAGATCCTCCGCGCGTACCGCGACGACCTCGACCGGTTCATCGACGCCCTCGCCGACCCCGCGGCGCCCGGCGCTCGGCGTCGCATCGCCGAGGAGATCGTCGGCGGAAACACGGGTGTGCAGCGCATCCCCGGCAAGCACGGTGTCGACCGACGCTTCACGACGCTCGTCGTTATGGTCGACGACACCCCCGGGCAGCTCGCGCGTCTCCTCCACGAGATCGGCGAGGTCGGCGTGAACCTCGAAGACCTGCGCCTCGAGCACTCGCCCGGCGCGCAGTTCGGCCTCGCCGAGATCCAGATCGTTCCCGAGGCCGCTGAGAGCCTCACCGAAGAGCTGGCCCGTCGCGGCTGGCGGATTGCAGGATGA
- a CDS encoding pseudouridine synthase: MTSADSHDPADTTTGVRLQKVMAAAGVASRRVCEDLIAAGRVTVNGVMVREPGTRIDPETDRVTVDGTAVQLDTTRRYYMLNKPTGIVSTMRDERDRPDLRRFTDALEDRVYNVGRLDTDTSGLLVLTNDGELAHVLAHPSFGVEKTYIAKVEGRLEPRTLTTLKKGFDLDDGFIQADRAKIISAQSDSTHSMIELTLHSGRNRIVRRMLDAVGHPVVELVRRQFGPLHLGTLRSGQVRELTKVELGHLLTVSRAQNRED; the protein is encoded by the coding sequence GTGACATCCGCTGACTCGCACGACCCGGCCGACACCACGACGGGAGTGCGCCTGCAGAAGGTGATGGCCGCCGCGGGCGTCGCCTCGCGACGCGTGTGCGAAGACCTCATCGCCGCGGGTCGCGTGACCGTGAACGGCGTCATGGTGCGGGAGCCCGGCACGCGCATCGACCCCGAGACGGACCGGGTGACGGTCGACGGCACGGCCGTGCAGCTCGACACAACCCGCCGGTACTACATGCTCAACAAGCCGACGGGCATCGTCTCGACGATGCGTGACGAGCGCGATCGGCCCGACCTCCGCCGGTTCACGGACGCCCTCGAGGATCGCGTGTACAACGTCGGCCGACTCGACACCGACACGAGCGGGCTGCTCGTGCTCACGAACGACGGCGAGCTCGCGCACGTGCTCGCCCACCCCTCGTTCGGCGTCGAGAAGACGTACATCGCGAAGGTCGAGGGCCGCCTCGAACCGCGCACGCTCACGACGCTCAAGAAGGGTTTCGACCTCGACGACGGCTTCATCCAGGCTGATCGCGCGAAGATCATCTCCGCGCAGTCGGACTCGACCCACTCGATGATCGAGCTCACCCTGCACTCGGGCCGCAACCGCATCGTGCGACGCATGCTCGACGCCGTGGGCCACCCGGTCGTCGAGCTCGTGCGCCGCCAGTTCGGCCCGCTGCACCTCGGAACCCTGCGATCGGGCCAGGTGCGTGAGTTGACTAAAGTGGAGCTCGGTCACCTGCTGACCGTTTCTCGCGCGCAGAACAGGGAGGACTGA
- the scpB gene encoding SMC-Scp complex subunit ScpB, which produces MTDEVIDASTETVAGDEQTTDDGVDAERMLEAILLVADEPQSVVRLATALGRPVREVRQAIANLVADYDGELDGGVRRGFELREVGGGWRFYVRSDHDALVADFVLTQNPSKLSQAALETLAVIAYKQPISRGAVASIRAVNVDSVVRTLLSRGLITEVSTDPETGAIHYGTTDLLLTQLGINSLDELPRISPLLDDGQEGFDGDIR; this is translated from the coding sequence ATGACCGATGAAGTGATCGACGCATCGACCGAGACGGTCGCAGGCGACGAACAGACGACGGATGACGGCGTCGACGCCGAGCGCATGCTCGAGGCCATCCTCCTCGTCGCCGACGAGCCGCAGAGCGTCGTGCGACTCGCGACCGCGCTCGGCCGACCGGTGCGCGAGGTCCGACAGGCGATCGCGAACCTCGTCGCCGACTACGACGGTGAACTCGACGGGGGAGTGCGGCGCGGTTTCGAGCTGCGCGAGGTCGGCGGGGGCTGGCGCTTCTACGTGCGGAGCGACCACGATGCCCTCGTCGCCGACTTCGTGCTCACCCAGAACCCGTCGAAGCTCTCGCAGGCCGCCCTCGAGACCCTCGCGGTCATCGCCTACAAGCAGCCGATCTCGCGCGGAGCGGTCGCCTCGATCCGCGCGGTCAACGTCGACTCGGTCGTGCGCACGCTGCTCAGCCGTGGCCTCATCACCGAGGTCTCGACCGACCCCGAGACGGGCGCGATCCACTACGGCACGACCGATCTGCTGCTCACGCAGCTCGGCATCAACTCTCTCGACGAGCTTCCGCGCATCTCGCCGCTGCTCGACGACGGACAGGAAGGATTCGACGGTGACATCCGCTGA
- a CDS encoding segregation and condensation protein A — protein sequence MAPSPDSPAELEAPADESRFRVALSNFEGPFDLLLSLITKHELDITEISLSRVTDEFISYLRGLDTEEELDQASEFLVVAATLLDLKVAGLLPQGELVDAEDVALLEARDLLFARLLQYRAFKQVAKWFSDGFTAEGERHPRQVRLEDHYRQKTPELVWTLSAEDFAAIATLALTPREIPVVGLDHLHAPLVSIREQAAHIVAVLRSGESVTFRQLVAGAEQHGIVIARFLAVLELYRHAAIAFEQLEPLGELTLRWTASSWSEENLVNLGADYDR from the coding sequence GTGGCGCCATCGCCTGATTCGCCGGCGGAACTCGAGGCCCCGGCCGACGAGAGCCGCTTCCGGGTCGCACTCTCGAACTTCGAGGGCCCCTTCGACCTCCTGCTCTCGCTCATCACGAAGCACGAACTCGACATCACCGAGATCTCGCTCAGCCGCGTGACCGACGAGTTCATCTCGTACCTGCGCGGCCTCGACACCGAGGAGGAGCTCGACCAGGCGAGCGAGTTCCTCGTCGTCGCGGCGACGCTTCTCGACCTGAAGGTCGCGGGCCTCCTGCCGCAAGGCGAGCTCGTCGACGCCGAAGACGTCGCGCTCCTCGAAGCCCGTGACCTGCTCTTCGCGCGTCTGCTGCAGTACCGCGCGTTCAAGCAGGTGGCGAAGTGGTTCTCCGACGGGTTCACCGCCGAGGGCGAGCGCCACCCGCGACAGGTGCGTCTCGAAGACCACTACCGGCAGAAGACTCCCGAGCTCGTGTGGACGCTCTCGGCCGAGGACTTCGCGGCCATCGCGACCCTCGCCCTCACTCCGCGCGAGATTCCCGTCGTCGGTCTCGACCACCTGCATGCGCCGCTCGTCTCGATCCGTGAGCAGGCGGCGCACATCGTCGCCGTGCTGCGTTCCGGCGAATCGGTGACGTTCCGCCAACTCGTCGCGGGAGCCGAGCAGCACGGCATCGTCATCGCGCGCTTCCTCGCGGTGCTCGAGCTCTACCGCCACGCCGCGATCGCTTTCGAACAGCTCGAACCGCTCGGTGAACTCACCCTGCGCTGGACCGCCTCGTCGTGGTCGGAGGAGAATCTCGTGAACCTGGGGGCCGACTATGACCGATGA